CGGCCGTCCCCGCCGACCAGCCGCTGTTCCTGCTGCTCAACGTCGCCGCTCTGCACCAGCCCAACTGGTTCCACCTGCCCGGCGCCACCAAGGAGGACGGCGACACCCGGGCCAGCCACGCGGCCGCCCTGGAGTACGTCGACCGGCACCTGCCCCCGCTGCTGGCCGCGATGTCCGCCCGCCGCCCCTGCTTCGCGATCGTGTGCTCGGACCACGGCACGGCCTACGGCGAGGACGGCTACACCGGCCACCGGATCGGCCACGAGACCGTCTGGACCGTCCCCTACACCCACGCCGTCCTGCCCCGCGGATACGGCGCCGGGCACACCGAACAGCCCGACCACCCCGAGAAGGAGGACGTGTGAGCGTCGCCCCCATGGCCGAACCCGTCCGCGCGGACTCCCCGTACCGCTCGTACGTGTACGCCTACCCGCACAAGAGCGCCTACCGTCCGTTCACCGAGCGGCCCGCCCTGGCCGACCTGTGGCGCGGCGAGGACGTCGGCGCGCTCTCGCTGTACGCGCACATCCCGTTCTGCGAGATGCGCTGCGGGTTCTGCAACCTCTTCACCCGCTCCACGCCCCCGGCCGAGCAGGTCACCGCCTACCTGGACGCCCTGGAGCGGCAGGCCGACGCGGTCGCCGCCGCGCTTCCGGCGGGGGCGGTGTTCGCGCGGGCCGCTCTGGGCGGGGGCACGCCCACCTACCTGAACGCCGAGGAGCTGGTGCGGGTCTACGACCTGATCGAGTCCGCGCTGGACGTGGGCCTCGGGGAGGTCCCGATGTCGGTGGAGACCTCCCCGGCCACCGCCACCCCGGATCGGCTGGCGGTGCTCAATGAGCGCGGCGCGACCCGGATCAGCATGGGGGTGCAGAGCTTCATCGACTCCGAGGCGCACGCCGCCGGGCGCCCGCAAAAGCGGACGGAGGTGGACCGGGCGCTGGCCGACATCCGTGAGTGCACCGACGCCGACCTCAACGTGGACCTCATCTACGGCATCGACCGGCAGACGGCCAGGACATGGGAGTACTCCCTGGACACGGCGCTGTCCTGGGAGCCCGAGGAGATCTACCTCTACCCGCTGTACGTCCGACCGCTCACCGGGCTGGGCCGCCGGGCCCGCGCCTGGGACGACCACCGGCTCTCCCTGTACCGGCAGGGCCGCGACCACCTGCGCGAACGCGGCTACGAGCAGGTGTCCATGCGGATGTTCCGGCGGACCGATGCCCCCGAGCACACGGGCTCCGTCCCCGACCACAGCTGCCAGACCGACGGCATGGTGGGTCTGGGCTGCGGTGCGCGTTCCTACACCGGATCGACCCACTACTCGTTCGACTACGCGGTGGGCGTGGGCAAGGTGAGGTCGATCATCGCCGACTACGTGGGGCGCGACACGGCCGGGTTCGGGCACGCGGAGGTCGGCTTCGTGCTGGACGACGACGAGCGGCGCCGCAGGCACGTCCTGCAGTCGCTGCTGCGCACGGAGGGGATGATGGTCGCCGACTACACGGAGCGGTTCGGCACCCACCCGGTGACGGACTTCCCAGCCGAGTTCGCGGCGCTGTCCGAGCGTGGCTGGCTGGCGGAGCCGGGAGAGCCGCTGCGGCTCACCGAGGAGGGGCTGGCGCACTCGGACTCGGTCGGCCCGAACTTCTTCTCCGCCCGGGTCAACCGCCTGACGGCCGAGTACGAGGCGTCGTGAGCTCACCCCGTTCGGGTCCGGTGGACCTGCCCGACCCCGTGCCGGTCCGCCCCGGCGCGCCCCTTCCCGCGCCCCTGCCCGAGCACCTCACCCTGCTGTACCGGGGTCCGCTGGCCAGCTGCGACTACGACTGCCCGTACTGCCCCTTCGCCAAGCGCCGGGACAGCCCCGAGACCCTGCGCGCGGACCGGGCCGCCCTGGAGCGGTTCACCGACTGGGTCACCGCCACCGCACGGTCCCGGTTCTCGGTGCTGTTCACCCCCTGGGGCGAGGGGCTGACCCGCTCCTGGTACCGCCGGGCCATCACCGGGCTGAGCCACCTGCCGCACGTGGAACGGGTGGCGATCCAGACCAACCTCAGCGGCCGCACGGCCTGGCTCGCCGACTGCGACTCGGGCTCCGTGGCGCTGTGGGCCACCTACCACCCCGGCGAGGTCGGCCATGAGCGCTTCCTCGACAAGGCCCGCGAGCTCACCGCGCTGGGGATCCGGTTCAGCGTGGGGATCGTGGGCCGACCCGAGCACCTCGAAGCGGCCCGGCGCATGCGCGCCGACCTGCCCGAAAACGTGTACCTGTGGGTGAACGCCGCCGAAGGGCTCACCTACACCGACGCCGAGGCCGCCTCGTGGCAGGAGCTCGACCCGCACTTCCGCTACAGCCGGTTCCCGCACCCCAGCCGAGGGCTGCCCTGCCGCACGGGTGAAAGCGTGCTGTCCGTGAACGGCGACGGCGAGGTGCGCCGCTGCCACTTCGTGGACACCTCGCTCGGCAACCTCTACGACGGCTCCTTCGAGGCCGGACTCGGACCCAGCCCGTGCCCGCTGACCAGCTGCGACTGCCACATCGGCTACGTGCACCTGGAGAGCCTGGACCTGTACGACGTCTTCCGGGGCGGCGTGATCGAACGCATCCCGGCCGTCATGCCCCGGCGGAGTGAGGTCAAGGTGGCGGGAAAGTCCCTTCAAAACCGTCACTCCGGAACGCCATAATTCGCCCTATGGTCCTTCCTCGCGTCATCGCCACCGACCTCGACGGAACCCTCCTCAACCAGAGCGGCCAGGTCTCCGCACGCAACCACCGGGCGCTGACCGCGGCCGTGGACGCGGGGATCAAGGTGGTCATCGTGACCGCCCGTCCGCCGCGCGCCACCGAGTCCTTCGCCGCGATGTTCGACTGCGCCGCCGTGGTCTGCGGCAACGGAGCCCACACCCAGCTGCCCGGGGCGGCCGAACCGATGGTGCGGGCGATCGACCGGGACACCTCCGGCACGATCGTCGAGAAACTGCGGTTCGCGCTGCCGGAGCTGGGTTTCGGGGTGGAGACGGGCACGGACTTCTACCACGACGCCGACTACCACCTGGAGCCGTGGGTGCCGCGCGAGTGGGTGAGCGGGGTACTGGACGACACCGACGCCCTGCTGACGGCGGCGACCCCGGTCACCAAGCTGATCGCCCGGTCCAACACGCACCCGGTGCACCTGATGTACGAGGCGGCGGTGAACTCCGTGGGATCCCTGGCCGAGGCGACCTACTCGGGCGGCGCGGGGCTCGTGGAGATCAGCGCGGCCGGGGTGAACAAGGGCAGCACGCTCGCGATGCTCTGTGAGAGCTGGGGCGTGTCCCGCGAGGAGGTGGTCGCCTTCGGGGACATGCCCAACGACCGTTCCGCACTGACCTGGGCCGGGTCCGGGTACGCGATGAGCAGCGGGCACCCGGAACTGCTCGACCCCGCGCTCGGCCTCAGGGTCGCGCCCTCCAGCTTCGAGGACGGCGTCGGCCGTGTGGTGGAGGAGATTCTGGATCGGGCCTGACTGCGCCGATATTCACTGGCTGAGGTGGCGGTGCGGCTTCTACGGTGGCCGAAACCCGTTGTTCCCGAACTCCGAGGACCCGCCGTGCCGCACCCCACCCAGCTCGTGTCGTCGCTCGCCGCGCCCGAACGGCTGTCCCTCTACGCCCGGATCGTCTCCGCCGGAGAGGAGGGTGTGGAACGCGCGGAGCTGCGCGGCGCCCGACCCGCCAAGCGCCTGGCCCGCCTGCTGCGCGACGGCCTGGTCCGCGAGGAGGGGTCGAGGATCGTCGCCATGCCGGAGGTCTTCGCCGAGGCCATGCGCGCCCACAAGGACGAGACCCGGTCGACCGACCCGGTGGAGGCGCTCTTCCACGAGGGGCGCCTCACCTCGATGCCCGCCAGGCAGGAGCTGCGCCTGGCCGTCCTCGGCCGGATCACCGATCGGCTGTTCGCACCGGAGCTGGAGTACACCGAGAAGCAGGTCAACACGGCCATCCGCACCTGCTTCGACGACCCCTCCGCGCTGCGCCGCTACCTGGTGGAGGAAGGCTTCCTCGACCGCGAGGACGACGGCAGCCGCTACCGCCTGGCCCAGCGGTAGGCACCTGGGCCCCAGAATTCCCGCATCTCAGGCGATCTGGAAACGCTGGTCCCCGATCTCGACCTCGACACGAAGCTCACCACCGAGTGCCTCGACATACCGACGCAGAGTGTCGACCTGGGCGCGATCGATCTCCCCGCGTTCGATGCCCGACACCCGGTTCTGACTCACGTGCAGTCGTTCGGCGAGCTGCACCTGTGTGAGGTCCGCCGCTTCGCGCAACTCCCGCAACCGGTACGCCCGTACCTCGTCGAGCATCCGCTCCTTGTGTCCGTCCACCACACCACGGTCAACCGGACGCCGAGCAAGCATGTCCTCCAGATTGGTGCCCATCAGTGTCCTCCCTGTAGACCTGCGATGTGGGCGGCGAAACGAGCATCCGCGACAGGGATGTCCACCCTGTACCACTTGCTCCAGTTCCCTGCTTTGTCCCCCCCCGACCAACATGATGGCCTTACGGACAGGATCGAAAGCGAAGAGGATTCTGAGTTCTGAACGCCCGCTGGATCCAGGACGCAGCTCCTTCATGCTGCTGTACTTCGAGCCGGTCACGGTGCCGACCAGAGGCCTCCCGATCCCCGGGCCGTTCTCGGCCAACAGCTCGATAGCGGCAACCACCTGCTCATACGATTTCTGATCAAGGTTGCTCAGCCATGTTTCGATGAGCTCCAGTTCTATGTCCCACACCAGGATAGGTATACAACGCACAGGTTGTATACCATGTGCGTTTTGAAAAACTGTCGCCCTACGGCTGAGACACCTTCCTGTCAGCGGATCGGGTTGACCAGGCAGAACTCGTTGCCTTCGGGGTCTTGGAGGATCTGGAACGAGCCCTGTTCGTCGGTGACCGTCTCACCCACCGGGGTTCCGCCGTGCTCGGCCGCCACCTGGACGGCTTCGGCGATGTCCTCGACCAGCACGTCCAGGTGGATGCGGTTGGGCGCGTGTTTGGCCTCCGAAGTCGGCTGGAACGACAGCCGGGGCAGCCCGGAGGCTCCGTGCAGGACGGCCCAGCCGTCCTCGCGGTCCCGGACCTCCCCGCCGAGGACGAAGCCCCAGAAGCGGGCGAGGGCGGATGGTTCGACGGCGTTGACGACCCACTGGTCCACGGTTCCCAGACTCATCCCACGAACCTAACGAACCGCCCCGCTCCTGGTGGCGCGGGGTGATGTGAGCCGCCACAACGCGGCCGGAGGCAGCCCGGCTGGGCACGGTGCCAGGTCCGCGAACGGGAACGTGCCCCTGCGCACCACCTTCGTGGCAGGGGCACGTCCTCGCGTTCGCCGGAACTACGGTTATCGGTCAGCTGGTCAGCAGGGTCAGGCCCCACTGGCTCAGAATCGGGTTGAGCGGCTGGTAGAAGGTGGTCCCGCCGCTTCTGCAGTTGCCGGAGCCGCCGGAGGTGACCCCCTGGGCCTGGGTACCGGCCAGCCAGGAACCGCCGGAGTCGCCGCCCTCGGCGCAGGCGGTAGTGCGGGTCAGGCCGTTGACGATGTCACCGGAGTAGTTGACGCTCTGGTTCTTGGCCTGGATCACGCCGCAGTGCCAGCCGGTGGTCTGGCCGGAGCGGCACACGGCGGCGCCCACGGGAGCCTCGGTGGAACCGGTGACCGTCACGGTGCCGCCGGAGTAGTTGTCGACCAGGGGCCTGGGGGTGTGGCCCGCACCGGTTCGGACCCACGCGCTGTCCTGCCCGGGGAAGACCGATTCGGCGACGGTTCCGGTCTGGACCGTGCCGGGGGCGTTGAGCCAGGTGGACGAGCCCTGATCGCCGCAGTGCCCCGCGGTGACGTAGCCGCCCACCACGCCGAAGCCGACGGAGCAGACGAACCACTCGCCGCCCTGCTGGAAGTAGTACGGGTTGCCGCCGATGATGTCGGCATAGGTCCGAGGTTGGTCCGTGCCCTCCTCGATGACGACGGCGGTGGGGTCGACCCCGGCCGACTCGACGAGCTGTTCGGCGTCGGCGGTCCGACCCTGGGCCACCTCGACGACGACGGCGTCGCTCTCAGGGTCGGCGTACCAGCCGTGCACGCTCTCGGAGGCGCTGTCCTCGGCGGTGTTGAGGGCCTCGACGGCCTCGTCCAGCCCGGTCTGGCCGTGCTGGACGAGTTCGGCGTCGGCACCGGCCTCCTGCACGGGGTCGAGGGCGGAGGCGTCCAGGACCTGGACGGTCAGCTCCTGGCTTTCGATGTCGAAGACCGCGCCGCCGAAGTCGGCGCCGAGTTCCTCACGTAGTTCGGTCTCCAGAGCCGTGGCTTCCTCCTGGGCCCGGAGGAGGTCGGTGACGCCCGCTTCGCTGAGCCCGAAGGCGCTCTGCATGGCGGTCACCTGCTCAGGGGAGAGCTCGGCGGGGGTGGTGTCGGCGGTAGCCGCCGTGGTGGGGGCCAGGATGAGGCCGAGGAAGATCGCGGTGGTTCCGGCGATACGTCCGAGGGGGGAACGTGACAACTTCTGCCCTTTCTGAGCGGGGGTGCGAGGCAGACAGCACTGATGCACTTATGCGTGGTTCTCCGGACAAAAAGGAACGGAGGACCGTTAACGCTCATAGGCGAATGAACGTGTCGCAAAGCTAAAGGAGATGGCAACCGAGGGCAATGCCACGCCACTCTCCGTAATGGATCGCGCGCTCGATCCAAGCCCTGAGCACGTGAGCCCAAGCGGGAGAGGCCGCGAAACACACCTGCACCAAACTTCGCAAAAATGCACGAAACCACCAACTCAAGGATGTCGCCATACCGGAGGGAAGTGCCACAACAGAAGTAGGGAGGAGTGGCCACATCAGGCCACTTCTCCCTACTTTGTGTGTCTATCGGCGCTTGATTCCGGTACTCCGTACCGCTAGGGCGTCAACATCCCGCACCCCGCGAACCGCACCGGACGGAGCGCATGCGGACCACGCCCTAGCTGAGGACCTTGAGGCCCACGACTCCGGCGACGATGGCGATCAGGCAAAGTGCCTTGGGCAGGCTGAAGCCCTCGCCCAGGAAGAACACGCCGATCAGCGCCGTGCCGACCACACCGATGGACACCCAGACGGCGTATCCGGTGCCGAGGGGAATGGTGCGCAGGGCGTAGGCCAGACCGGCCATGCTCAGGACGAGGGTGCCGACGAAGGTCACCGACGGCCAGAAGCGGGTGAAGCCCTGCGAGGCGTTGAGCGCGGCCGCCCACGCGGTTTCGAGAAGACCGGAGACCACCAGAACGATCCAGGCCATGACCTGTACCTCCAAGACGTGCGAACAGTGTTCGCGTCGTCTTGTCCTGACCGGGTACGACGCACCTCGTCCGGGTTCTCAGATACTCGCAACCTACAACGCCGCCGGGGATCCGGGGCTTCCGGGGCGGGTGGTCAGACCGGTCACCCCCGGCTCACTCCTCGACACCGGGCGCCGGTGGCAGTAGACCGGTACCAGCATCGGGACATCGGAAGGTGGTGCGCGGGATGGGACGGGTGACCGCTCGGGAGAGGATCCTCCGGATCAGGGAGGGCGTAGAGAGCGAACGCGTGGACACGCTCGTGGTGGAGGAGCCGCTGGAGATCAGGCTGGACGGCACTCCGCTGAGCATCACCATGCGTACCCCGGGGAACGACTTCGACCTCGCCGCAGGGTTCCTGGTCAGTGAGGGCGTGGTGGCCGAGGGGCGGGAGGTCGCCGCCATCCGTTACTGCGCCGGGGCCACCGAGGACGGGTCCAACACCTACAACGTGCTCGACGTCTCGCTGGCGCCCGGGGTGCCGCTCCCGGACACCTCACTGGAACGCAATTTCTACACCTCGTCCTCGTGCGGCCTGTGCGGAAAGGCGAGCCTGGACGCCGTCCGGACCAAGGCGCGCTGGCCGGTAGGCGAGGACGGCCTGCGGATCGACGTGCCCACACTGACCGAACTCCCGGAGCGGCTGCGCGAGTCCCAGCGGGTCTTCGACCGCACCGGCGGCCTGCACGCCGCCGGGCTGTTCACCGCCGAGGGTGAGCTGCTGGCCCTGCGCGAGGACGTGGGCAGGCACAACGCGGTGGACAAACTGATCGGGTGGGCGCTGCTCTCCGACCGGCTACCACTGCGCGAGACCGTGCTGATGGTGTCCGGCCGGGCCTCCTTCGAGCTGGTCCAGAAGGCGTGGATGGCTGGCATCCCCATGATGGCCGCCGTCTCGGCGCCCTCCTCGCTCGCCGTGGACCTCGCCACGGAGGCCGGTATGACGCTGGTCGGTTTCCTGCGCGGCCGTTCCATGAACGTCTACGCCGGGCGGGACCGCATTCTCCTGGAAGCTCCGGAGGAGGCTGCCATGCCGGAGGGGTCGCTGACGGTTCCCCCTGCTCCCTGAACCCTGAGCCCTCGGCCTACTGCTCCCTGACCAGCGAACTTCCCGCATCCCCTCGACGGCCCCGGCAGCCCCTGCCGGGGCCGTCCGCTGCCTGGGACGAAGCCGTGGGAGCGATCCCGGACCAGAATCCGCACCACCGTCCGTCGGCCGCTCGTCGTCTGAGGAGACCGTTCGTCGCACGGTGGGCGACCGCTCGACGCTCCGCACCCGCGTTCGGCGCGTGCTCCACCGCGCCCCCTGCTCACATCGAGTGTCGCTCCTTACAGTTCCGAGTAATGCAGGTCACACGAACCGGACATATCGCGGAAACCTGCACCCACCGGCAGCACCGTCCCCGCTTCATCCCCCGGAGGAACCGAACCCATGGCAACTGACAAGCGGACGAAAGATCCGACACCACCGGATGGGAACGGCGGCGACGAGCCCATCAAGGATGCGGCCTACGTCGCCATGCACAGCGACCCCAGGTTCATCGAACTCAAGCGACGCCTGTACCGCTTCATCTTCCCGATGAGCCTGGCGTTCATGGCCTGGTACCTGCTCTACGTCCTGATGTCGGCCTTCGGCCGCGACATCATGGGCGTCGACCTCGTCGGCAACGTCAACGTGGCTCTGGTGTTCGGCATCCTGCAGTTCGTGTCCACCTTCGGTATCGCGGTGCTCTACACCAGGTACGCCAACCGCAACTTCGACCAGACCGCCGCGGAGCTGCGTGAGGAGCTCCAGAACGGCGCGAACGCCAAGGCCGAGGAGGCGAACCGATGATCCTCGCACAAGAAGCGGTCAGCGACAGCAGCCGCGTCGTCACCCTCGTCCTGTTCGGCCTGATGATCGCGGCGACCCTGGGCATCACGGTCTGGGCCAGCCGCAACACCCGTTCGGCCACCGACTTCCACTCCGGCGGCCGCGGGTTCTCCCCGCTCCAGAACGGTCTGGCCATCGGCAGCGACTACATGTCCGCCGCGTCCTTCCTCGGTATCGCGGGCATGATCGCCCTCTTCGGCTACGACGGCTTCCTCTACTCCATCGGCTTCCTCGTCGCGTGGCTGGTGGCCCTGCTACTCGTCGCCGAGCTGCTGCGCAACTCCGGCCGCTACACCATGGGAGACGTGCTCTCCTACCGGATGCAGCAGCGCCCGGTGCGCACCGCCGCCGCGGTCTCGACCGTCGTCGTGTCGATCTTCTACCTGCTGGCCCAGATGGTCGGCGCGGGCGCGCTCATCGCCCTGCTGCTCGGTATCCAGGAGGGGCAGACCTTCCTCGGCATGGACGCCCCGACCGCGAAGATCGCCGGTATCGTCGTCGTCGGCCTGCTGATGACCATCTACGTGGCGTTCGGCGGCATGAAGGGCACCACCTGGGTGCAGATCACCAAGGCCGTCATCCTGATGTCCGGTGCCGCTCTGCTCACCCTGCTGACCCTGTCCCTGTACGGGTTCAACCTGGGCGCGCTGATGTCCGACGCGGCCAACGCCAGCCAGGCGGCCGCCGACGGCAACGCGGCCGGGTTCCTCGAGCCGGGCCTGCGCTACGGCGTCGAGGTGGCGGGCGACCCGCTCCAGACCATGTGGAACAAGCTGGACCTGATCAGTCTCGGTCTGGCGCTGGTACTGGGAACCGCCGGTCTGCCGCACATCCTCATCCGCTTCTACACGGTGCCCAACTCACAGAGCGCCCGGAAGTCCGTGAACTGGGGCATCGGGCTCATCGGTACCTTCTACCTGATGACGCTGGTCCTGGGCTTCGGCGCCGCCGCCCTGGTCGGGCACGAGGCCATCACCGCGCAGGACGCCGCGGGCAACACGGCCGCACCGCAGCTGGCTTCGGTGGTGGGCGAGCGGATCGGCGGCGAGATGGCCGGCGCGGTCCTGCTGGCACTCATCGCCTCAGCCGCCTTCGCCGCGATCCTGTCGACGGTGGCGGGGCTGGTCATCGCCTCGTCCTCCTCACTGGCGCACGACTTCTACAACTCGGTGATCCGCAAGGGCAAGGCCACCGGGTCCGAAGAGGTCAAGTTCGCCCGTACCGCGGCCATCGGCGTCGGTGCGGTCGCGATCGCACTGGCGATCTTCGCGCAGAACCTCAACGTGGCCTTCCTGGTCGCGCTGGCCTTCGCGATCGCCGCCTCGGCCAACCTGCCGACCCTGCTGCTCAGCCTGTTCTGGAAGCGCTTCAACACGGCCGGCGCCCTCGCGGGTATCTACGGCGGCTTGATCAGCGCCGTCGGTCTGGTGTTCTTCTCGCCGGTCGTGTCCGGCTCGGAGAACGCGCTCATGCCCAACGTCGACTTCGCCTGGTTCCCGCTGCCCAACCCGGCCCTGGTGTCGGTGCCGATCAGCCTGCTCTGCGCCGTCGTCGGTACGTACATGTCCAAGGAACGCGACTTCGACAAGTTCGCGATGCTCCAGGTCCGCGCCCTCACCGGCGCAGGTGCGGAGAAGGCGGCCGACCACTAGAACCTCGCTCCGACCAGAGGAGGAGACAGGTCACCCGCCTCGGGCGGTCACTCCCCCCCGGGCCGCCTCCCCGGCCCGGCGCAACCGCCGACCCGTCTCCCGTCCACAGGGCCCGCCACTTCTCCCGGGGTGGCGGGCCCGCCCTTGCCCTTCCGCACCGGCCCCTGCCCCGACCAGGCCCCCTTTCGAAAAGGAGACCGCCGCGACGTGAGCGCCGACACATTTTGCGGGGATAAGATCGTTCCGTGTCTTATCGGTGGCTGTCGTGGCTTTCCCCCTCCCGGCGCCCCACGTCTTCGGAACGCCGGGCGAGTGTCGAGTTGATGCGCCAGGTCCACGCCCTGGGTGTCGACCTCCAGGACGGTCTGCACGGGCGCGGGGTGCATTCCGCCGCCCGGCGGCTACGCAAGGTCCTGGCCGTGGACGGGGTGCTCCTCGCCGACCTCGACGGACCGGTCACCTCCCACGGGAGATGCCCGGAGTCCGCCGAGGTCGAAGGGCTGCTCTCCCAGGTCTTCGAGTACGGCGGCGGCGCCCGCTCCCGCCTGCCCGACGGCTCCTCGGTGTGCGCCGTGCCGCTGACCGTCGCCGACGAACTCTCCGGTGCCCTGGTGGCCTCGGGCGACCCGGTGGAGGCGGACCTGGAGGCGGCCGCGGCCCTGGTCTCGGACTCCCTGGACCACGCGGCGCTGCGGCGGGCACGTGCCCGGATCGCCGCCGCGGACCTGCGCACCCTGCGCGCGCAGATCTCCCCGCACTTCGTGCACAACGCGCTCGCGGTGATCGCCGCCCTGGTGCGTACCGACCCGGACCGGGCCCGCCAACTGCTGTCGGACTTCGCCGACTACCTGAGGTACGGGTTCTCGGACAAGGGCGACTACGCGACGGTCTCCGACGAGCTGGAGGCCACCCAGACCTACCTCGAACTCCAGCGGGCCCGCTTCCACGACCGCCTGGACATCACCGTGCGCATGGCTCCCGAGGTGCTGCCGGTGGCCATCCCCTTCCTGGTGGTACAGCCGATCGTGGAGAACGCCATCCGGCACGGGCTGGAGCGCAAGGAGGGGACCGGGCACATCAGTGTGTCCGGCTTCGGCGAGGGTCCGCTGTGCGTGATCGAGATCGAGGACGACGGGGTGGGCATGCACCCGGAGCTGGCCCGCGCCCTGCTGGCGGGCACCGGGCCGGAGTCGCGCAGCGTCGGCCTGGCCAACGTCGACCAGCGGCTGCGGGCGGTCTACGGGCCGGAGTACGGTCTGGTGATCGAGACCGCGCTGGGAGAAGGGACGAAGGTGACCGTGCGCGTACCGAGGTTCGCACCGGGGGTGGTGGTTCGATGAGGCCCGAGCTCCGTGTGCTGGTGGTGGAGGACGAGGCCTCCACCCGCCAGGAGATGGCTTCCCTACTGGGCGACATGCCCGAGGTGGCGGAGGTCCTGGTCGCGGACAACGGCGCCACCGCCGTGCGGCTGCTGGGCACCACCAGCATCGACGCCGCCTTCCTCGACATCCTCATGCCCGGGCTGGACGGCATGGACGTGGCCCGGGTGCTGAGCGTGATGTCCGAGCCGCCGTCGATCGTGTTCGTGACCGCCTCCGAGGCGCACGCCGTGGAGGCCTTCGGGATCGGGGCCGTCGACTACCTGCTCAAACCGATCCGCCCGGAGCGGCTGGCCGAGGCGGTGGGGCGGATCGCCCAGCTGCGCAGGCCCAGCGGTTCGGCCTCCCCGGCCGAGGACCTGCACGTGGTGCAGATCGACACCGGGCGGCGCACGGTGTTCGTCAAGCGCGACGACGTGCAGTTCGTGGAGGCCCAGGGCGACTACGTGCGCCTGCACACCGCCGACGGCACCCACCTGATCCGGCTGTCGCTGTCGTACCTGGAGGAGGTCTGGGCCTCGGCCGGGTTCATCCGGGTGCACCGCGGTTTCCTGATCGCCATCCCGTGGGTGCGGGACCTGCGGGTGACCTCGTCCTCGGGGCTGGTGGCCGGAACGCCCGCCGGTGACGTACCGGTGAGCCGCAGGCACGGCCGCCATCTGCGCGAACAGCTCCTGGAAGCGGCCAAACGGGACCAGCTGGGCCGCTCGGCCCGCCCGCCCGGAACGGCCAAGGAGCAGCCGTGACCGGGGAACGGGGGCGGCCTTGAGCCCGCGCCGGGAGAAGCTGACCAGCCCGCAGACCCGGATCGCCCTGGCCCGGGGCAACCGGCCCGCGCACCACCTGCTGCCGGTCCCCGAA
This DNA window, taken from Nocardiopsis exhalans, encodes the following:
- a CDS encoding solute symporter family protein encodes the protein MILAQEAVSDSSRVVTLVLFGLMIAATLGITVWASRNTRSATDFHSGGRGFSPLQNGLAIGSDYMSAASFLGIAGMIALFGYDGFLYSIGFLVAWLVALLLVAELLRNSGRYTMGDVLSYRMQQRPVRTAAAVSTVVVSIFYLLAQMVGAGALIALLLGIQEGQTFLGMDAPTAKIAGIVVVGLLMTIYVAFGGMKGTTWVQITKAVILMSGAALLTLLTLSLYGFNLGALMSDAANASQAAADGNAAGFLEPGLRYGVEVAGDPLQTMWNKLDLISLGLALVLGTAGLPHILIRFYTVPNSQSARKSVNWGIGLIGTFYLMTLVLGFGAAALVGHEAITAQDAAGNTAAPQLASVVGERIGGEMAGAVLLALIASAAFAAILSTVAGLVIASSSSLAHDFYNSVIRKGKATGSEEVKFARTAAIGVGAVAIALAIFAQNLNVAFLVALAFAIAASANLPTLLLSLFWKRFNTAGALAGIYGGLISAVGLVFFSPVVSGSENALMPNVDFAWFPLPNPALVSVPISLLCAVVGTYMSKERDFDKFAMLQVRALTGAGAEKAADH
- a CDS encoding LytR/AlgR family response regulator transcription factor, whose protein sequence is MRPELRVLVVEDEASTRQEMASLLGDMPEVAEVLVADNGATAVRLLGTTSIDAAFLDILMPGLDGMDVARVLSVMSEPPSIVFVTASEAHAVEAFGIGAVDYLLKPIRPERLAEAVGRIAQLRRPSGSASPAEDLHVVQIDTGRRTVFVKRDDVQFVEAQGDYVRLHTADGTHLIRLSLSYLEEVWASAGFIRVHRGFLIAIPWVRDLRVTSSSGLVAGTPAGDVPVSRRHGRHLREQLLEAAKRDQLGRSARPPGTAKEQP
- a CDS encoding sensor histidine kinase → MRQVHALGVDLQDGLHGRGVHSAARRLRKVLAVDGVLLADLDGPVTSHGRCPESAEVEGLLSQVFEYGGGARSRLPDGSSVCAVPLTVADELSGALVASGDPVEADLEAAAALVSDSLDHAALRRARARIAAADLRTLRAQISPHFVHNALAVIAALVRTDPDRARQLLSDFADYLRYGFSDKGDYATVSDELEATQTYLELQRARFHDRLDITVRMAPEVLPVAIPFLVVQPIVENAIRHGLERKEGTGHISVSGFGEGPLCVIEIEDDGVGMHPELARALLAGTGPESRSVGLANVDQRLRAVYGPEYGLVIETALGEGTKVTVRVPRFAPGVVVR